In one window of Dermochelys coriacea isolate rDerCor1 chromosome 3, rDerCor1.pri.v4, whole genome shotgun sequence DNA:
- the GPR63 gene encoding probable G-protein coupled receptor 63 — protein sequence MVFSAVLTSAHSRTLNATFIVYENAYMNVTTLQFLLRSGTTQPLKHSSGTMVTTEISTLLVNPTAILPTQDVFKSLSLPLQIILSAAMIFILLVSFLGNFVVCLMVYQKAAMRSAINILLASLAFADMLLAVLNMPFALISIITTRWIFGDIFCRVSAMFFWLFVIEGVAILLIISIDRFLIIVQRQDKLNPYRAKILIAVSWAASFVVAFPLSVGNPNLQIPSRAPQCVFGYTTSPGYQAYVILVVLISFFIPFIVMLYSFMGILNTVRHNAVRIHSHPDSICLSQASKLGLMSLQRPFQMNIDMSFKTRAFTTILILFIVFIVCWAPFTTYSLIATFNSHFYHKHNFFEISTWLLWLCYLKSALNPLIYYWRIKKFHDACLDLMPKYFKFLPQFPGHTRRRIRPSAIYVCGEHRSVV from the coding sequence ATGGTTTTCTCTGCAGTGTTGACGTCTGCCCATTCTAGGACATTGAATGCTACTTTTATTGTCTATGAAAATGCCTATATGAATGTTACCACTCTCCAATTTTTGCTTCGTAGTGGCACGACACAGCCATTGAAACACAGTTCAGGGACCATGGTCACCACTGAGATAAGTACTTTACTAGTGAACCCTACAGCTATCCTGCCAACACAAGACGTTTTCAAGAGCTTGAGTCTGCCACTCCAGATCATTCTTTCTGCTGCTATGATATTTATACTGTTGGTTTCTTTTCTTGGGAACTTTGTTGTCTGCCTCATGGTCTACCAGAAGGCTGCCATGCGATCTGCAATTAACATTCTCTTAGCAAGCCTGGCTTTTGCAGATATGTTGCTTGCGGTGCTGAACATGCCTTTTGCTCTGATAAGCATCATTACCACACGATGGATTTTTGGAGATATCTTCTGCAGAGTCTCTGCCATGTTTTTCTGGCTGTTTGTCATAGAGGGGGTGGCCATCCTACTCATTATTAGCATTGATAGATTCCTTATTATAGTTCAGAGGCAAGATAAGCTGAATCCTTACCGTGCAAAGATTCTCATTGCTGTTTCATGGGCTGCATCCTTTGTTGTGGCTTTTCCATTATCTGTGGGGAACCCCAACCTGCAGATACCTTCTAGAGCACCTCAGTGTGTTTTTGGCTACACCACTAGTCCTGGCTACCAGGCGTATGTGATACTAGTTGtactaatttctttttttattccattCATAGTGATGCTGTACTCTTTTATGGGCATACTCAACACCGTACGCCACAATGCAGTTCGAATCCACAGCCATCCGGACAGCATATGCCTCAGCCAGGCCAGCAAGCTTGGTCTCATGAGCCTTCAGAGACCTTTTCAAATGAACATTGATATGAGCTTTAAAACTCGTGCCTTCACAACCATATTGATTTTGTTCATCGTTTTCATAGTCTGTTGGGCGCCCTTCACCACTTATAGCCTTATTGCCACATTCAACAGTCACTTTTATCACAAGCACAACTTTTTTGAGATAAGCACTTGGCTCCTTTGGCTCTGCTACCTCAAGTCTGCACTGAACCCGTTGATTTACTACTGGAGGATTAAGAAATTTCATGATGCATGCTTAGATTTAATGCCCAAGTACTTCAAGTTTTTGCCACAGTTCCCCGGTCACACAAGGAGACGCATTCGGCCAAGTGCCATCTATGTGTGTGGGGAGCACCGGTCGGTCGTGTAA